One Streptosporangium becharense genomic window, GACAACCCGTCTCGGAATGATTTCTGGAGAACTGAGGTCATCAGGCGCTGTGCGGTGACCCTGGCGCCGTCGGTACGCACCGCGTCGGCGATGACCTGGGCACGGGCCGCCACGTCAGGCCGGAGGACTCGTCCGAGAGCCGTGGCCAGCGAGTCGGCGGTCGGCTCGACGGGCGGATGTGCGGTTCCGTTCCCGAGCCGGTCAACGCGTTGTGCCCAGTAGTACTGATCGTAGACCTGGGGAATGACGACCTGCGGTGCTCCAGCTCGCGCGGCTGCGGTCGTGGTGCCCGCCCCGCCGTGGTGGACGACGGCCGCGACCTGTTCGAAGAGCTCCTGGTGGTTGACCTCACCGATGGACAGGCAGTCGGGGGCGTCGTCCACCGGTGACAGGCCGGCCCACCCGCGGGACACGATCGCGCGGCGCCCGAGCGCGCGGGCCGATCCGATCATCGCCTGGGAGAGTCCCCGCGGAGCACGCATACTGCCGAGGCCGAAGTAGACGGGTGGTTCGCCGGCCTGGAGGAACGCCACCAGCTCGGGCGGTAACGGACGCCGATCCGGCAGGATCCAGGCGCCCGTCTGCACGACGCCGCCGTTCGCGGGTTCGGGCCAGGGAGCCAACGTCGGGTCGGCGGCCAGCCAGGGCCGGTCGGTGAGGATGTGGCTGCGTACGTCACCGACCGGGGCCAGGCCGACTGACGTCCGATGGGAGTTGAGCACGGCGCCGAACATGTCGTTGAAGCGTGCCCTGTCCCGAGCCCACAGCTCACGGTTGTCAGCCGTCGCGGACACCGTCATGGGCGAGGAAGGCGGCGCGTGACGCGGCGATGGCAGAACCGCCGGGCAGTAGGCGGCGAAGACGTAGGGAATCGCCATCAGCTCCGCCACCGAGTGGGCGGCTACCTGCAGGGCGGTCGCGGCCACGATGACGTCGCAGCCTTCGGCCGCCGCCGCGACCGCCTCGAACTGGGCGGTGACCGTAGCCTGCGCGAGCTGACGCAGGTGCTCGGGCGACGGCGGAGCCGGCGTCGCCGGCGGGTCGGCGGCAGCGGTCTGGCGCAGCTCGGGTCCGATGGGTGTGACGGGGATCGCGAGACTGTCGATCCAGTCACGGAAGTCGGGGGGTACGCACAGATGGACTTCCTGTCCGAGATTCCGCAATTCCAGGGCCAGCGCCACCAACGGCTGGACGTCGCCACGCGACCCGATGGTGGACAGCAGCACACGCATGTGAATTCCCCCTGTGACGGTCTTGGCCCCGGCCCGAGGGACCGCATGGTGAATGCGGGCCTGCGTACGCATCCGCCCGGTGTTTTCCCAGGCCGGTTCGGCGCACGGCCCCCGATTGTGGATCAGCACCGGGGTCTTGCCGCAAGTCCCCCTCCCCGCTGTACGTTGAAAGTGGCGAGGAGAGTGGAGCGTTTCTGAGCGCAGGGCCCGACCGATGCTTTCCGCCCGACACTCCGTTCGTCTCAGGACGAGTTTCGTCTCAGGGCGAGTTTCGTCTCAGGACGAGCCGTAGGACCAGCCGCTCCACGACTCGACTGTCACGGTGACAACGGGGCCTTCGGGCGGGTGATCCCGGTACTGGTCGTAGCGCGCGCTCAACCGCGTGATTGCGCGGGCACGGGTGGCGGGGTCAGTCGTGATCTCCGCCTTGCCGTCCGCACGTGCCCACCACAGCCGGGACCAGTCGTCGTCGTAGAGATCCACCAGCAGGCAGACACGATCGTTCTCGCCGATGTTACGCAGCCGTCGAAGGTTCATGGTGCTCTTCGGTTTGTGATCGACGGCGAAGGTGATCACATTCCCGTCCAGGGCGAACACGATCGGCACTATGTGTGGGACACCGGCCCTGTCGGCTGTGGCGAGCTTCGCGCTCCGCGCGGTCGCGAACTTCTCGCGGGCAGTGGCCTCGTTCATCGATCGGAGTCGGTCGTCCCGTTCTCACCGCGCAGTCGGGCGGTATGACAGCTCATGAATCCGGCCACCCTTGGTCCGGCCGTGGCCAGGGAGTCCGCCTGCGGTCGGCGACCTTGACGGCGAACGGTTGGTTTCCGCGTACGTCCTCTCCCTTGCCTGCACGGCCACGTACAAACCCTTCATTCTTCCAAGTCGGTGAGGCGCGCTGAATCGTCGCCCGGTCGCGTTGAAGCGCGCGACGCGATACGGCGTGGGCGGGAGTCGCCCGTCCTTTCCACGGCACCCGGCATGGTCGAGGAACGCGGTCCTGCGGCGGTCGGACCTCCCCCACATCGCGGAGCCGATCGGGGTCTGCTTCTCCGCGGGACGGCCGCACCCGTGCGTGCCAGAGCCGGTAGCCGCCGGGCAGGCCCCGCAGGTGCGCGAGGCCGCCTCGGAACCTCCCGGGCCCGTCCGCCCGGTCGAGCGTGTTCCTCGGTCCGGAGTTCAGCCGGCGGCAGCGGCGACTCCTCGCGGCTCCCGGTCCGCGCGTGGCCGGTCAGCGCTCCGGCGGCAGGTCCAGCACCCGCGCATGCAGGACGGATCGCTGGTGCAGGGCCGAGCGCAGCGCCCGGTGCAGGCCGTCCTCCAGGTAGAGGTCGCCGCGCCACTGGACCACGTGGGGGAAGAGATCGCCGTAGAACGTGGAGTCCTTGGCGAGCAGGGAGTGCAGGTCGAGCACCGCTTTCGTGGTGATCAGCGAGTCGAGCCGGACCTGCCTCGGCGGTATCTGTGCCCACTCACGATGTGAGAGGCCGTGCTCGGGGTAGGGCCGCCCATCACCGATCGACTTGAAGATCACAGTACGTAGTTTAGGAGAGAACTCGAACCCCTGCTTGGTCGGCCTCCGTTTCACCAGGTCGTGGGGGTTTTCAGAGAGTTCCGGAGAACGTGTCGCACCGGTTGGGGTCGCCGCTCTCATAACCGGTGGTGAACCACTTCACCCGCTGCGCGGACGTGCCGTGGGTGAAGCCCTCGGGGTTCACCCGGCCTTGGGTGCGTTCCTGGATCCGGTCGTCGCCCACCGCGGCGGCGGCGCTCAGCGCCTCCTCGATCTCCGCCGTGGTGAACCGCTTCTCGAACAGGCCGGTCTCGTAGGCGTTCTTGGCCCACGCACCCGCGTAGCAGTCGGCCTGCAACTCAAGCCGGACCGACCCGCTCTGCGGGCCCTGCCGGTCACCCTCGGCCCTGGCGTTGGTGCCGAGCAGGTTCTGCACGTGGTGGCCGTACTCGTGCCCGATGACGTACGCCTGGGCGAACGGACCGCCCTTGGCCCCGAACCTGCTCTCCAGCTCCTTGAAGAAGCTCAGGTCCAGGTAGACCTTGCTGTCGGCCGGGCAGTAGAAGGGGCCGACGGAGGAGTCGGCCGCACCGCACGCGGTGTTCACCTGCTGCTGGAACAGGACCGTCCGGGCCGGTTCGTAGCCCCGCACGACCTTCGGCCAGTACTCCTGGATGCTGTTGACCACGCCGACCACGCGGCACTCCTCGTTCTGGTCGGCGTCCTGCCCGGTCCTGCACTGTGCGGACAGGTCGGAGCTCGGGCCCACCGGGGCCGGGTCACCGCCGCCGGTGACTTCTCCGGGGTTGATCCCGAATATCAGCGCCACGATGAGCGCGATGATCCCGGCGGCACCGCCACCGACCGCGAGGCCGCCGCCCGGGATCCTCCCCCTGCCGCGGCTCTCGACCTGCGAGCTGTCCAGCTGGACATCGTCCTTGAAATCCATCGCCGACGCCCCTTCGATCCGTTCAGGGGGCTTCCCCTTCCCCGGGAAGGGCCCGGCATGCCCGGGGCCTTTCCACATTCGGGTCATCGGCCGTCACGAGGCGGGAAGCCGCCGGGACCGCTCGCTTCGTGCGGCGGGTACGGGGCGACACCCCCTCGGGGCGGGAAGCCGCCGGCCCGGGGCGGAGGGGTACCGGGTCGGGTGCCGCGGCCCAGCTGTCTGCAAGTCAACGACAAGTCATGATCAAAGGGGGGTGAATAGGTTCGCGCTGTGAATCTTCGAATGGTGTCGTCCCAGTCATGGGCCGCTCTCGTCGTCGGGCTGCTCTCCCTCTTCGTACGCGTCAATGTGATCAAGACGGAGTGGATCGGGGAGGTCGCCTCCTGCAGCCACGTCGACTTCGCGGGGATGGGGCTGGGTGGTCTCGCGGTGCTGCTCGCCCTCGGAGCCGGCAGGGACGTCGCCACCGGTCTCATCGCCTACAAGCCTCAGTTGCACAAGGGGGCCACCCTGGCCGTGGCGGTCCTCGGACTTGTTCTCGGCGTGGTCGGCCTGCTCAGGGGCTTCGACGTCATCATGAGCCCCTGCGGCTGATGCTCCCGGCCTCCGGGTCGTCGTGTCACTCCGCCGGGTGCCTGCGGCCCGGAGCGGACGAGGGGGCGACGAGAACACGAAAAAGGGGCCGGTTTGGATGGGACCGGCCCCTTTTCGTTTACTGCCTCAACCAGGCGCGGAGGATAGGAGATTCGAACTCCTGAGGGGTTGCCCCCAACACGCTTTCCAAGCGTGCGCCCTAGGCCAACTAGGCGAATCCTCCGTGGAGAAGCTTACCGAACTTTCCGGGGTGCACGAACCATCAATTCGCGGCCCCGCTCACTCGGATGTGGGGCTAGACTGTGGGCGGACCCCTCGCGCGGCGTCATCCTGTGAACCTCCCCAGGGCCGGAAGGCAGCAAGGATAAGCAGGCTCTGGCGGGTGTGCGAGGGGTCTCCTCGTTTCAGGACCCCTCGCAGGTGGGATCGTCGCATGAGTCTTGCGCTGTACCGCAAGTACCGGCCCGGGACCTTCGCCGAGGTCAAGGGGCAGGAGCACGTCACCGAGCCGCTGCGTCAGGCGCTCCGCAGCGGGCGCATCAACCACGCCTACCTCTTCAGCGGCCCCCGGGGATGCGGCAAGACCTCCAGCGCCCGGATCCTCGCCCGCTCGCTGAACTGTGAGAAGGGCCCGACCCCCGACCCGTGCGGGGAGTGCGAGTCGTGCGTGGCGCTGGCCCCCACCGGCCCCGGCCACCTCGATGTCATCGAGATCGACGCGGCCTCGCACGGTGGCGTGGACGACGCCCGCGACCTGCGGGAGCGGGCCTTCTTCGCTCCTGTGTCGTCACGCTTCAAGATCTACATCATCGACGAGGCGCACATGGTGACCCGCGAGGGTTTCAATGCGCTGCTCAAGCTCGTCGAAGAACCGCCGCCGCACCTGAAGTTCGTCTTCGCGACCACCGAGCCCGAGAAGGTCATCGGGACGATCAAGTCCCGCACCCACCACTACCCCTTCAGGCTGATCCCGCCCGCCGCGCTGCGCACCCTCATGGAGGAGATCCTCACCTCCGAGAACGTCCCGTTCGAGCCCGCCGCGCTCCCATTGGTGGTCCGGGCGGGCGCGGGTTCGGCCCGCGACTCCCTGTCGATCCTCGACCAGCTGTTCGCCGGTTCCGACGAGGCGGGGATCACATACGCCCGCGCGGTCTCCCTGCTCGGTTACACCGACGGCGACCTGATCGACGAGATGGTCTCCGCTTTCGCGGGCCGTGACGGCGCGCGGGTGTTCGAGGCGGTGAACCGGGTCGTGGAGGGCGGCCACGACCCCCGCCGGTTCGCGATGGACCTGCTGGAGCGCTTCCGTGACCTGGTGATCCTCGCCAACGTGCCGGAGGCGGCCACCAGTGGGCTGCTCGACCGGCCGGGTGACGAGCTGGAGCGGCTGCAGGCCCAGGCCGCCTCGATGGGCCCGGCGGAGCTGACCCGCACCGCGGAGATCCTCAACGCGGGTCTCACCGAGATGCGCGGTGCGGCCTCGCCCCGGCTGTTGCTGGAGCTGATGTGCGCCAGGATCCTCCTGCCGGGCGCCGCCCAGGGTGAGACGGCCCTGCTGACTCGTTTGGAGCGGCTGGAGCGGAGCGGCCCCGCGACGGTCCCCATGGCGGCGGCTCCGACGGCCCACCTCGTGCCCGCTCCGGCGACCCACCCCGTGCCTGTCCTTTCGGTCTCCTCGCCGGTGCACGGCACCGGCGTCCACGGGGCCCCCACCGCCGCGTCGGCCGCCGCCTCTCCGGCTGTCCCCGCGCCGCCCGTCGTGCCGACGGCTCACGCGGCACCGCAGCCCCCGGCCGGGCCCGCCGCGGCGTCCGGGGCCGGTGCGGCCCCCGCCGGAGACGACGACTGGCCCACCCCGGCCAGGCTCGGCGCGCGGACCGCGCCACCGCAGCCCCCGGCGCCCGCGGGGCAGACTCCGTCCGCGGACTCCTCCCCGGCCGCCTCGGGGCCGGGCGGCGAGAGCCCCCCCGGGACGGCGATCGCGCTCGTACGGCAGGCATGGCCGCAGGTGCTCGCCACGCTGAAGCAACGCAGCATGTTCGTGTGGGCCACCGTCAACACCAACGCGCAGGTCGTCGGAGTCGAGGGCAACATCGTCACCCTCGGCTTCACCCAGCCAGGCGCGATGAAGAACTTCACCGGCGGCGGCAAGGAGGTGGTGGTGGCGGCGGTGCTCCAGGACGTCCTGGGCGGCACCTGGAAGGTCGAGGCCGTCGTCGGCAACGGCCCCGCCCCGTCGGGCGGCGGCCGTGCCCCGGCCGTGCCCGCGCGACCGCCGGCCCCTCAGCACCAGGCCGCGCCTCAGGGCCAGGCCGCCGCACCTCAGAGTCCGGTCGCCGCGCCGCAGCGTCAGCCCGAGTCCGCCCCCACCCCTGCCCGCACGGCTCCTCCCGCCACGGACGAATCCTGGCCGGACGCCCCGCTGCCGGACGACCCGGGGGTGCCTCCCTCACCCAGCCCCGGCCTGGCCGCTGCCCGCTCGGCCGCCAGGGCGGCGGCCCAGACGGGGCCCAGGGCCGCGGTCAAGATCGGCGCCAAGGCAGCCTGGCCCGACGCGGTGCCCGGCCGCGGCGCCGTACCCGACGCGGACGAGGTCGACCCGCTGAACGACGCGGACGCCGACGTCGACGCGCTCACCGGCATGGCCCTCATCCAGCGGGAGCTGGGCGGTCAGATCATCGGTGAGATCGACCACACCTGACGGCCGGTCGGTGGCGGGCGGCCCGGTCTATGAAAGACCGATTCCGGCGAGACGGACCCGGGCCGCCACGGCACGGTGGTCGTGGCGGGGCAGGGTGGCGACCAGGCGCTCCAGGATCTGGATGTCGTCCCTGCCGTGCTCGGTCTCGGCGTAGGTCCACAGGTCGTCCGGTCCGCCCTGGAGCAGGAGCCGGGCCCGGACCTGCCCCTCCAGTTCCTCGCGTTCGCGGCGCAACGTCGGAGCCTCGGAGCGGGGCAGCAGGGGGCCGCCGTAGGCACGGGCGAGCGGCGCGACCTCGTCGCCGGCGAGTAACCGCTTGAGCTCCAGGAAGTCGGCTTTCACCGTGCAGGCCAGGCGATACGGCTTGGCGGCGACGGTGCGGCCCAGCCGGGTGCGAAGACGGTGGATCTCGGCGCGGACGGTCACCGGGTTGCCCGCGTCCCCGTAGAGGTGGAAGGAGAGCTGGTCGGCGGTCATCCCCTGGGGGATGAGGGCCAGCAGCGTGAGGATCTCGGCGTGGCGGAGGGAGAGCGCCAGGCGCATCCCGTCGAGGTCGATGGAGGGGTGTTCGGCGCCGAGGAAGGACAGTGAGAGCACGGGGGTGCGTTCCCCGGGAGAGGGCGGACCGGACGCCGGCCTGGGGAGCCGGAGCAGGAAGCCGTCGCCCAGCGCGTCCAGGAAGGCGGTGCGCCCGTCGGGCAGGGTCACCCGGTCGCCGCTGTCCGGCAGGCGGACACGGCGCCCCAGCCGGGGCACGTCGCCGGCGATGATCCGGCCGGTGGGCGTGACCAGCACCCCGGGCTCGCCGCGCAGCGCGCGCAGCCGGCTCTCGTGGCGGCTCCTGAGCCGCTCGTCGCGTTCGAGCATACGCAGTGTGAGGTGGCTCTCGGCCAGGCGGGCGGTGGTCGCGACGAGGGCGACGGTCGCCGGGTGCAGGGTGTCGGAGGTGCCGCTGATGTCGACGCAGCCCAGCAGGTCACCGCTGTCGGGATCGACGACGGGTGCCGCGGAGCAGGACCAGACGCGCAGCGCCTTGACCAGGTGTTCGGCGGAGAAGACGTGCACTGGGCGGCGGGTCGCGAGCGCGGTGCCCATGCCGTTGGTCCCGATGGCCTCCTCGCTCCACAGGAAGCCGTCGGCCAGCCCGACCTGGTCGGCCCGTTCCATCGTCCGGGGGGCGCCGTCGCGCCACAGCACCCTGCCCCGGGCGTCGGCGACCAGGAGGATCTGGTCGCTGCGGCTCACGGTCTCCAGGAGTGTCCCGGTGATGAGGGGCAGCAACGCGCCCATCGGATGGGCCGCGCGGATCTCACGGATGTCCTCGGCCCCGGGGGCGGGAGGGGCGGAGCCGGTCTCGGGGTCGATGCCGGCGTCCAGCGAACGCCGCCATGAGGCGGAGATGAGACCCCGCGGGACATCACCCACCCGACACTCCCCGGTGACCGTGCTCTCGTGGCTCTCGTGGCCTTCGTGCAGGTGGTGTAGCCGCACCGAGTAGGCCTCCAGATCGGGGAGCGCGAGGCCGCTCAGGTGACCGTTGCCCACATACCCCCCCGAAAACGAGCCGATGGCCGAAGCATCCGGGGTCACGGTCCGTGCCCGCAACCCGTTCGCCCAAAGAGGGTGTGCGAAGGGTGAGTGAATCATCGCAACGTGTGTGCAACGTATGGTGGGCTACTTTTCGATCACACGGCACCGTGTGCGGCCGCTCCGGTGCGTGTCCTGTCGGGTCCCGGGCGTCTGGAGGGGGGCCGGGACCCGACGAGGTTTAATCCTCGTCCCCGGGGAACACATGTCCGCTCAGTGCAACACCCGGCTCGGACCCCGTAGGCTCGTGACGACTGACGTCACGGACGAGGAGCACACGACGGTGAACCCAGGGGATGTCAACCTGCAGCAGCTGCTGGAGCAGGCACAGCTCATGCAGCAGCAGCTTGTCAGCGCCCAGCAAGAGTTGAACGACGCGGAAGTCCAGGGGTCCGCGGGCGGCGGCCTCGTGGTGGCCACGGTCAACGGCGGCGGCGAGCTGCTCGAACTCAAGATCAGTCCTGAGGCCATCGATCCCGGTGACCCCCAGGAAACAGCCGACACCATCGCGGATCTGGTCATCGCGGCCATCCGTGACGCCGTGCGCGCGGCTTCGGACCTCCAGCAGGAGAAACTCGGGCCGCTCGCCCAGGGGCTGGGCGGCGGGGGCGGGCTCGGCCAGCTGCCCGGGTTCTAGGCCATGTACGAAGGGGTCGTCCAGAACCTGATCGACGAGCTGGGCATGCTCCCGGGCGTCGGTCCCAAGAGCGCGCAGCGCATCGCGTTCCACCTGCTGGCCGCGGATCCGGGTGACGTGAAACGGCTGGCGCACGCTCTTCTGGAGGTCAAGGAGCGGGTCCGCTTCTGCCGGGTGTGCGGCAACGTGGCCGCCGAGGAGGAGTGCCGGATCTGCCGTGACACCCGGCGCGATCCCCACGTGATCTGTGTGGTCGAGGAGCCGAAGGACGTCGTCGCCATCGAGAAGACCCGGGAGTTCCGCGGCCGGTATCACGTGCTCGGCGGAGCGATCAGTCCGATCGACGGCGTCGGCCCCGACGACCTGCGCATCCGCGAGCTCATGACCCGCCTGGCGGACGGCCGGGTGACCGAGCTGATCCTCGCGACCGACCCCAACCTGGAGGGGGAGGCGACGGCGACCTATCTCGCCCGTCTGGTGAAGCCGATGGGTCTGAAAGTCACACGACTGGCCAGCGGTCTGCCGGTAGGCGGTGACCTCGAATACGCCGACGAGGTCACCCTGGGCCGCGCGTTCGAAGGAAGGAGGCTCCTCGATGTCTGACGACGCCTGGGGCGCCCTAGCACAGCGGGTGGCGGAGCACGCCGAGAACTACATCGACGGCCTGACCCGTCTG contains:
- a CDS encoding glycosyltransferase translates to MRVLLSTIGSRGDVQPLVALALELRNLGQEVHLCVPPDFRDWIDSLAIPVTPIGPELRQTAAADPPATPAPPSPEHLRQLAQATVTAQFEAVAAAAEGCDVIVAATALQVAAHSVAELMAIPYVFAAYCPAVLPSPRHAPPSSPMTVSATADNRELWARDRARFNDMFGAVLNSHRTSVGLAPVGDVRSHILTDRPWLAADPTLAPWPEPANGGVVQTGAWILPDRRPLPPELVAFLQAGEPPVYFGLGSMRAPRGLSQAMIGSARALGRRAIVSRGWAGLSPVDDAPDCLSIGEVNHQELFEQVAAVVHHGGAGTTTAAARAGAPQVVIPQVYDQYYWAQRVDRLGNGTAHPPVEPTADSLATALGRVLRPDVAARAQVIADAVRTDGARVTAQRLMTSVLQKSFRDGLS
- a CDS encoding TIGR03668 family PPOX class F420-dependent oxidoreductase translates to MNEATAREKFATARSAKLATADRAGVPHIVPIVFALDGNVITFAVDHKPKSTMNLRRLRNIGENDRVCLLVDLYDDDWSRLWWARADGKAEITTDPATRARAITRLSARYDQYRDHPPEGPVVTVTVESWSGWSYGSS
- a CDS encoding type II toxin-antitoxin system VapB family antitoxin, producing MIFKSIGDGRPYPEHGLSHREWAQIPPRQVRLDSLITTKAVLDLHSLLAKDSTFYGDLFPHVVQWRGDLYLEDGLHRALRSALHQRSVLHARVLDLPPER
- the ypfJ gene encoding KPN_02809 family neutral zinc metallopeptidase; amino-acid sequence: MDFKDDVQLDSSQVESRGRGRIPGGGLAVGGGAAGIIALIVALIFGINPGEVTGGGDPAPVGPSSDLSAQCRTGQDADQNEECRVVGVVNSIQEYWPKVVRGYEPARTVLFQQQVNTACGAADSSVGPFYCPADSKVYLDLSFFKELESRFGAKGGPFAQAYVIGHEYGHHVQNLLGTNARAEGDRQGPQSGSVRLELQADCYAGAWAKNAYETGLFEKRFTTAEIEEALSAAAAVGDDRIQERTQGRVNPEGFTHGTSAQRVKWFTTGYESGDPNRCDTFSGTL
- a CDS encoding DNA polymerase III subunit gamma and tau, which translates into the protein MSLALYRKYRPGTFAEVKGQEHVTEPLRQALRSGRINHAYLFSGPRGCGKTSSARILARSLNCEKGPTPDPCGECESCVALAPTGPGHLDVIEIDAASHGGVDDARDLRERAFFAPVSSRFKIYIIDEAHMVTREGFNALLKLVEEPPPHLKFVFATTEPEKVIGTIKSRTHHYPFRLIPPAALRTLMEEILTSENVPFEPAALPLVVRAGAGSARDSLSILDQLFAGSDEAGITYARAVSLLGYTDGDLIDEMVSAFAGRDGARVFEAVNRVVEGGHDPRRFAMDLLERFRDLVILANVPEAATSGLLDRPGDELERLQAQAASMGPAELTRTAEILNAGLTEMRGAASPRLLLELMCARILLPGAAQGETALLTRLERLERSGPATVPMAAAPTAHLVPAPATHPVPVLSVSSPVHGTGVHGAPTAASAAASPAVPAPPVVPTAHAAPQPPAGPAAASGAGAAPAGDDDWPTPARLGARTAPPQPPAPAGQTPSADSSPAASGPGGESPPGTAIALVRQAWPQVLATLKQRSMFVWATVNTNAQVVGVEGNIVTLGFTQPGAMKNFTGGGKEVVVAAVLQDVLGGTWKVEAVVGNGPAPSGGGRAPAVPARPPAPQHQAAPQGQAAAPQSPVAAPQRQPESAPTPARTAPPATDESWPDAPLPDDPGVPPSPSPGLAAARSAARAAAQTGPRAAVKIGAKAAWPDAVPGRGAVPDADEVDPLNDADADVDALTGMALIQRELGGQIIGEIDHT
- a CDS encoding helix-turn-helix domain-containing protein; translated protein: MGDVPRGLISASWRRSLDAGIDPETGSAPPAPGAEDIREIRAAHPMGALLPLITGTLLETVSRSDQILLVADARGRVLWRDGAPRTMERADQVGLADGFLWSEEAIGTNGMGTALATRRPVHVFSAEHLVKALRVWSCSAAPVVDPDSGDLLGCVDISGTSDTLHPATVALVATTARLAESHLTLRMLERDERLRSRHESRLRALRGEPGVLVTPTGRIIAGDVPRLGRRVRLPDSGDRVTLPDGRTAFLDALGDGFLLRLPRPASGPPSPGERTPVLSLSFLGAEHPSIDLDGMRLALSLRHAEILTLLALIPQGMTADQLSFHLYGDAGNPVTVRAEIHRLRTRLGRTVAAKPYRLACTVKADFLELKRLLAGDEVAPLARAYGGPLLPRSEAPTLRREREELEGQVRARLLLQGGPDDLWTYAETEHGRDDIQILERLVATLPRHDHRAVAARVRLAGIGLS
- a CDS encoding YbaB/EbfC family nucleoid-associated protein translates to MNPGDVNLQQLLEQAQLMQQQLVSAQQELNDAEVQGSAGGGLVVATVNGGGELLELKISPEAIDPGDPQETADTIADLVIAAIRDAVRAASDLQQEKLGPLAQGLGGGGGLGQLPGF
- the recR gene encoding recombination mediator RecR, coding for MYEGVVQNLIDELGMLPGVGPKSAQRIAFHLLAADPGDVKRLAHALLEVKERVRFCRVCGNVAAEEECRICRDTRRDPHVICVVEEPKDVVAIEKTREFRGRYHVLGGAISPIDGVGPDDLRIRELMTRLADGRVTELILATDPNLEGEATATYLARLVKPMGLKVTRLASGLPVGGDLEYADEVTLGRAFEGRRLLDV